The genomic region GGATAGGCTCTTTCAGCAAAGTGGTCTAATGCGTGATAAATGGCATAGAGTTCAGTCTGGCTCAACCTATGGCCAGATAACTTTAGAGAAGGCTGTTACAAACACAAAAGAAACCTATAATCCTATGGGCAAGAATTCATCTGCTAGTGAGGACTTTATGGCAGACAAGCTTATGGATTTATGTAAGATGGAGCCTTTTAAGAACCCTAGATATTACAGTAACGATATTGGCAACAGTAATCTTTTTGCAGACTTCTATAAGTCCGTAGCAAGGTATGTGCCAGAGAGAAAGAAATGGTTTGTATATGATGGCAAAGCTTGGAGGAGCGATACAGGAAATTTAAAGGTTATGAAACTATGCAAGAATCTAGCAAATCAACTCATATATTATGCCCTTTCAATAAAAGATGAAAACCTTAGAAAAAGCTATATAAAATCAGCTAGCAAGTGGCAGGAAAGAAGAGCAAGAGAAATTATTTTAAGAGATGCTGGAGATGTCTATCCTTTATCCATGTCTGAATTTGATAAGGATATCTATCTGCTCAACTGCTTAAATGGGACTCTTAATTTAAAGGATGGTAACTTTTATCCCCATAAAGCCAGTGACTATATAACAAAGATAGCAGGAGTAAATTATGACCCTAAAGCTGTATGTAATCGTTGGATAGATTTTGTTGATGAGGTTATGTGTGGTGATAAAGAAAAGGCAGAGTTTTTTCAGAAAAGCCTCGGATATGCTTTAACTGGTGATACCCGTTATGAAAGTATGTTTATTTTATTTGGAGCAACTACTCGTAATGGCAAGGGTACATCCATGGAAACCTTCCTAAATATTTGTGGAAGGGTGAAGATCATTCCCTTTGAAAGGCACTTTGAAGAATGGGAGCAGGACAAGAACCTAAAGAGTCTCTTTTCCAAGGAAGAAAACCTAAGTGGTATTTTAAATTGGGTTATTGAAGGTTATAGAAAACTTCAAACAGATGGCTTTAAAGTTCCTGCTACTGTTAGGCAGGCTACTCTTGACTACCATAAGGAAAATGACAAGATAGGACTATTTGTTGAAGAAAGACTTACCAAGGATGCGAATGCAGAAGAAAGGACATCTGCTCTTTATTTTGCTTATCAAAATTGGTGTAGGGATAATGGCTACTATACAGAAAATGTTAGGAACTTTAAATCTTCTCTAGCTAGTATAGGAAGAATCGCTAGGAAGAGACCAAAGGCTGGTGGAGGCATGACCACACTATTAATAGGCTACAAGTTAAATGATGATTTCACAGATTTTCTAGAGTAAAAGAAAATGTAGCAGATGTAGCAGGTAAAAAGGTAATTCCCTTATGAGAAAGCAATATATGAAAGCTCTGCTTTTTCCTGCTACAAGTGGCTACAAAAATCTAAAGCCTTGTTTTTAAGGCTTTTTATTGTGGAAAAGAAAGGAGGAAAACCATGAGAACATTAAAACTGGTAAGAGAAGGCGGAGTATTAAAGCCTAGACATTTCTATGGTAATTCATTAAGAATCGCTTATGAGTGTGGTTGTGACTATTACATGACAGATCATGATGACCACAGAGCAAGAGTTCATCGTGCAAATTCTAATGACTACACAGACTTAGAAAGCCTTTATGTCTGTTGTCCTAAGTGCATAAGCAAAATGGTGCCTATTCATTCTTCATTTAACAATGACAATACTCAAGTCTTTAAGTGTGTCATATGTGAAGGTATTAGGGGTAGGGACTAGTAAATATCTAAAACTTTTAAAGACGGACAGCGGCGTGGGGCATCGTGTAAAAAAACGCAGTTTCAAACAAAGTAATAGGCCTAGACCTAAATAATAATTAAATGGAGGAAAGAATATGTTAAACACAAGAATTTATAATCAAGCATTTTGTAGCAAAATGAGAGGCACTTTGGTAAATCATGATGATTTAAAAGAAGGCCAAATAGATGGAGGTTTTCAGCTTCCTAATGATAACCTAGACAAATTCTATAAGGCTCTAGAAAAAGATAACCTTTTTAGAAGGCTTGCAACTGTTCTTAGCCTAACAAATCTTGAAGGTACAGTTCATGCTACTACTTCTACAGGCAGTGCTGGGGTTGTAGAGGAAGGAAATCTTATCCCAGAGGATGGAGATAAGTTCACTCAGTTTCCTGTAAGGTCATATAAGATTGCTAGTATAGCAAAGCTTAAGGAATCATTTGTGTCCAATAATAACTTTAATCTAGAAAAATATCTAAATACTGATTTTGCTAGAAGATTTGGTAGAGCTAAAGAAGATTTATTCATCAATGGTAATGGAACAACAGAGCCTACAGGCATCTTATCTGTTAGTGAATCAATAAATGCTAAGGCTACTAATATATTATCTTATGATGAGATAGTGGAACTGTATTTTTCAATAGAAGTAGAATACAGAAAAGATGCTGTATTTATTATGAATGATGAAACAGCTTTTTATCTTAGAACATTAAAAGATGATGATGGTAACTATTTATGGAATTCTAATAATGATACGATCTTTGGTAAAGAAGTTATTACATCTCCCTATATGCCAAGTATTGAATCTGGCAAACAGCCTATTATCTTTGGAGATTTATCCTTCTACTGGGTAATTGAAAGAAAGCCTTTAGCTATACAGGTATTAAGTAAACTATACAAAAATCAAGGTCAAGTGGGCTTTATAGGCTATGAGAGAGTTGACGGTAAGCTTATAAGACCAGAGGCAGTTAAAACAATTAAGATGGCTTAAAAACATACGAACCCTTTAGCTTAAAAATGAGCAATAGCTAAAGATGTATATGTATAAATTATTCCTAAGCACTGAACCCAAATCTGGGCTCAGTGCCTAACTCTTTAAAAGGAAGGAGTGGTTTTGTGATTAAAGATGAGAAATTTAGGACTAGCAAAAAAGAAATAGCTGGTACTACCTATATAGTTGAATCTGGGGAATGTGAAGAGGCTAAAGAAACTCCCTATTCTAAAATTGAAAGGTTAATTTCAAGTAATGCTAAGGAACTAGAAAAAGCAAGAAATAGCTTAGAAAGATATAAGAAAATTAGCTCGACTAGTCAGGGATAGTATTGTAATATACACAGTGCTAACCGCTTGAAGGCTGTCGGAAAGGATGGATGAAAATGTTTAGACAGTTAAATAAGGTAAAGACACATATGGTTAGCACTGGTAATAGAATTACAGCCCTTTACTGCAGACTATCAAGAGATGATGAATTATCTGGTGATAGTAATAGTATTAAAAATCAGAAGGCGATTTTACAAAAGTATGCAGATGATAATGGCTTGAAAAACACAGTATTCTATATAGATGATGGCTTTAGTGGCACTACTTTTGATAGGCCAGACTTTAATCTTATGATTAATGATATAGAAGCTGGGAAAGTAGAAACTGTTATTATTAAAGATATGTCTCGTTTTGGAAGAAATTATCTAAAGGTTGGCTATTACCGAGATAATCTTTCCCGAAGCTGACGTAAGATTCATAGCCATAAACAATGGGATTGACAGTGCTAATCAAGAGGATAGCGATTTTACTCCCTTTTTGAATATCATTAGATTAGAGAAGGCAAACGCAGACCTTCAAGGCTTGGTGAGATGGGTATCTTGTCTGGAATGATGTTTTGTGCTGATTGTGGTAAAAAACTCTATCAAGTAAGAGGCAAAACCATACCTAAAGAAAGAGAGCATTTTGTCTGCTCTACCTATCGTAAGGTTAAAGGTGGTTGTTCTTCTCATCAGATAAGAAACATAATTGTGGAAGAACTGCTTCTGGAGGACTTGCAAAAGATAGTAGCTTTTGCTAAAAATCACGAAGCTGAATTTGTAAAATTAGTTATGCATAAAACTGAGCAGAATTTGCTTAAGGAGCAAAGGCAAAATCAAAAGGAGCTAGATGAAGCTGTAAACAGAATATCTGCCCTTGATACTATTATTGGCAAGCTCTATGAAGACCATGTCTTTGGTAAGCTAACAGAAGATAGGTTTATTAAGATGTCTTCTGACTATGAAAAAGAGCAAGAAGAACTAAAAGAGAAAGTAGAATTTCTTAGTGAAAAAATAAAGACTGTCAAAGACCAAGCTTTGAATACAGATAATTTTCTAAAGCTAGTAAAAAAGTACACTGAGATTGAAGAACTTGATGCAGAAATTATTAGGGAATTTGTGGACAAGATAATCGTCTTTAAAGCTGAGAAAATAAATGGCAAAAGACAGCAGAAAATAAGGATATACTATAACTGCATTGGTGCTATAGATATTCCTAATACAGAAAGCAAAACGGCATAGCCGATACAGCCGACTATGCCGAATTATTTAAGAGATTATAAATCCCTATGGTAAAGCACCATTAACTCCCCTTTTTTTATTTTGAAGTTTTGAATTCCTTATTATTTATTATTCTATTTAATATCAATCCAACAATAGCTGCTAGACTTAATCCTGTTATAGATACATTTGAAGTTATTGGAATACCGATTGATATCCCCTTATTTCCTAAATAACTTGTTCCTATTCCTATTATTAAAATAGATGCTATTATTATTAAATTTCGTTTATTTTTAAAACATTTGCTATCTTTTATTGTTTTTGCTCCTATAAAAGCTATCATTGAAAATAACATTATACTTATCCCACCCATAACTGCTGATGGTATACTTTGAAGAAATGCACCAAATACTCCTATGAATGAAAGAAGTATTGCGTATATAGCAGTAAATCTTAATAAAGATGGGTTATAGTTTTTGGTAATTGCTAGTACTGCAGTATTCTCTCCATATGTTGTATTTGCAGGTCCTCCTATAAGACCTGATATAATTGTAGCAAGTCCATCTCCAAGTAAAGTTTTATTTAATCCTGGATCTTCTATAAAGTTCTTTCCAACAACTGTTCCATTAGTTGTCATGTCTCCTACATGCTCCATAAATACAGCTATTACTATTGGCGCAATTATTATTATTGCTTCCAAACTAAATTTTGGTAATGTAAAATTTGGAATTTGGAATAAGTTAGCGTTTAATATAGAAGTTATATCAATTTCACCAAAAATTAAACTTATTATATATCCAGATGTAACAGCAAGTAAAATTCCTAGTTGTTTTATAAATCCTTTACCATACACATTTATTAATATTGCTATACTTAGTGTTATTATAGATATCATTAAGTTTTCTATTGCCATATCAATAGCACTAGGCAATAAATTAAGACCTATAACGGCAATCATAGCACCTGTTACTTGAGGAGGAAAATATTTTTTGATTTTATCGATACCGATAAATTTAATTAGGAAGGAAAGTATAACATATATAAGACCAGCAATAATGATACCACCTTGTGCAAAAGCCCTATCACCATTTGAAATTTGATTTGCTGATATAACGACTGGTATGAATGCAAAACTTGAACCTAAAAATACTGGAACCTTACCTTTTGTACAAAGGTGGAAAATTAAAGTCCCAAGACCTGCACAAAATATTGCAACAGATGGATCGAACCCTGTAAGTATTGGAACGAGTACCGTTGCACCAAACATAGCTAGAAGATGTTGAATTGACAAAATAAAATTTTTCATAAGAAACCTCCTTATAATCAGGAGAACACGTCTCCTTTTTTAGCATCTCTGTACTAATTTAAAAGGGTATATTAATTTGATTTTTTAGTTATTGTGATAGAATCTTCTACATCGTCAATTTCTTTTAAATTCACATGTATAATTTCATCTTTTGATGTTGGAATATTTTTACCTACATAATCAGGACGTATTGGAAGTTCTCTATGACCTCTATCAACTAACACAGCTAATTGAATTGACTTTGGTCTTGCAATATCTATTAAAGCGTCTAATGCACTTCTAATTGTCCTTCCTGTATATAAAACATCATCAATAAGAATAATAACCTTGTTTTTTATATCGAAATTTATCTTTGAACCATTTATAGTTGGCTCTTCTGAGATGGTTTGGAGATCATCTCTGTAAAGACTTATATCAAGCTCTCCAATATCCAAAGTTTTATTTTCGAAACGTTTTATTTCTTCACCGATTCTTCTTGCAAGATAAATTCCTCTCGTTTTAATACCGATAAGTACAATGTTATCAGAGCCTTTATTTTTTTCGATTATTTCATGACTTATTCTTGTTATAGATCTACTGATAGATTTTTCATCTAATAACTTCCTCACAATTATCCTCCTCATAAAACAAAATAAAACAAAAATAATCCCCTATCACAAGGATAGAGGACTATATAAACAAAATGGAGCAAATATCTATTTGATATGACAAAATAATTTTCAACGTAATCCTGATCCTTATGATATCACTGTATCATTTAAAAAACCCTTTACACCATTATAAATATTAATTTATATTTTTTCAATAATATTTTTACGTTTTATTTGTATAAATTCTTTAAATTTTTGAACATTTGTATTAATTATTAGTTCATGAGGAAAATTAACCTCATTTATTAATTTAATAGCAAGTTCATTTTCTCCAACTTGTGTATAAAAATGGGAATCACTCCCAATTGTAATAAATGCTCCAATTTTTTTGCATGTTTCTAAAAGTTTTTTAAGATTCTCATGAGTATTAGTCCTACTACTATTTGGTTTTAGAGAAGAATTATTTACTTCTATTAGAGTATTTGTATTTTTAGCTTTTTCAACAATTGCCTCAAAATTAATTGGAACACTTCCATTTTCAGGATGTCCAATTATATTTACATATGGGTTATCCATAACTTTAAGAAAAGTATTTGTATTTTCTTCAAGTGTTCCAGATTTTAAACAAATAGTATGAAAGCTTGCAATGCAAACATCTAACCGACGTAATACATTAACTGGAAGATCAACTCCCCCTTCATAATCTATGAGATTTAATTCTGCCCCCATAAAAACCTCAACACCATGAAGAAACCTATCTATTACCTTAAAATTTCTGAAATATATTTCGTGAGCAGCACCTGGCATATTAGGTGTATGATCTGTAATACATAAAAGCTTTAACCCTTTTTTACTTGCAGCTAATACCATTTCATTTATTGTAGAATAAGCATGACCACTGGCAATTGTATGTGAATGAGTATCTATTAAAAACTTCATATTTTAAAACTCCAATCTTTAACTTTGACTTTTTAATCTATTCATTGGTAAGATTTTGTATAAATAAATTAAATAATGAATTACTGAATAAGAAACTAATATTATTGCTATGAATATTTCAATATTAACAAGTGCTGTCATCCATATAGGAATTGTTGCAACTGTACTTATATTAGCCACAACTTGTTTTAACGCTGTCGCAGTAATCACAAAAGGAAATGTAAATGCAGCAAAACTAGGATAAAATTGTGATCTTAATAATTTTGGTAATTGAGTCAAAACAATTAAATACAAAAGTTGAGCTATACATCCAGCAATAAATAAAAATTTAAGTGACTTCTGTTCAAAGACAGCACTATACCCAGCAATCGCTAAACTCATAGGTGCTGTATAAATACAAAACAAAGGTTTTAATGACACATGAACTTCATGTTTAATGTATCTAAGTGTAATTAGGATAAACAAAACGACATAAGCAGCTAATCCGAAAACAAAAATTACTTTTCCTACAGGTTGCATTTTAAAGGGAACAGATGTGATCGCTGCAACTATAATTCCAACATAAGTAACAAAATAAGTTGGGAAAATATCTTTAAGTGAGAAATTATATACTCTACGTATTGTGAAATATATGATAAGAATAATGTGACCGATAACACTAAAAACCCAAATTATAAATGCAAATGTAATGAATCGATCTGCTATATAATTTGTTAATACCATAACAGCCATAAAGAATGAGGCGAATACACTCGACGTTACAGGCATTCTAAACTCTTCTATAAAAGTTGGAGTACAAAAAATAATTTTAGATATCATTAATAGTAAAAAAATAAGTGCAAGAATACCACAGAACGCATACAGAAATTTGGAGGACGGTTTTAATAAATTTCCTAGAGATGCTAATCCTAAACTAACCGCAACTATAGGCACTGGTATTTTTGATAAAAAATCTTTCATGTTATTCATTCCTTCTAAAATTTAATTGTTATACTAATAAGTTTAATAAAAATTATTTAAAAATTACAAGTACAATTTTTATATATAAAAAGCAACTAGAGCTCATTCTAGTTGCTTAATTCGTATTCTGCATACTTTTTTAATTTATTTATCAATTTTTCACGCTCAAATTGCTTATTTCTTAAATAAAACCTTATTCCAAATTTTATAAATTTATAAGGATACTTCATATATAAATTGAACAAATGTTTTTCTGTATCATTAAACTTATAATATAAATTATAATAATCAAACATTTCATTCAATAATCGCATATTAAATTTATTTTTATAAAATACTCTTCGAGCGAACTTAGACAAATCATAAATGGAATTATTGATGCACACTCCACCAAAATCTATCAAATAAATATTGTTCTTTTTCAATATGAGGTTTTGATAGTAAAGGCTATCATGACATATTGACTTGTTGTTAATTAAAAAGTCTTTTATATCATTGTTGTATAATTCTGAAACAATGTTATGTAATATTCTCAGTGCTGTATCTATATTTTCATAATAAAATCTATCTATACAACACCATACATCCTTATTTAAAATGATATTTTTTATATTATAAAGATTAATGATGCTTTCTTCAAATTTTAAATCCCAACTTGAATTATCTTTTATATCCATACATGAATAATCTAAATCACTAAGATATTTATGAAATAAATAAATAGATTTTATAGACCTCTTAATGTTTTTAATTTCTCTAAGATCAACCTCTTTCCCATTTATCCATGAGAAACAAGAATAGTACTTATCATTAAGCTTAAAATAAAATCTATCATTATTATTATAAAAAATTTTTTGACAAAATTTAAAATTCTTATTGCATAAATGAGAAATTATAATTTTAGTATTTAAAACTTTTGTTTTGGATTTAAATCCTTTTAATAGAATATTGCGATCTTTCGTTGATATTTTATAAACACTTCTGAATTTTTGAATTTTATAATTTGTTATATTATAACTCTTTAGAATTTCATCTAAGCTTTCACTAAATTCTATCATATTAAATTCCTCTAAATAATTATAATACAACATATTAATATATAGATGTTATTATAACCAAATATTATAAATTAATGTTTAAATGGTTAACTCCTATAATTATATCGGATATCTTCATATATTTGAAATTAAAATTTTCATTCACACGTTTAAATTCATCTAGTTCATAGAAATAATCTTTAAATTCATTCTTGCCAAAAATATATCGACACCTACCGAAATCATATGAAATTTCATCTATGTAATTATCAAAAACATTTTTCTTTAATTGATCTTGTGAAAAATTTATATACATAAGATTATCATAGTTTATATCTATATCAAAAGATTTATTAACTTTTATTTCTTCTGAATCATTGATAATACTATAATTAATTATTATATTACTCTCATTTAAATAACTATTATTTATTAAACAATAAACCATAAAACTATACCTAACTTTCTAAAAAAAGAAGTAATAGGTACTATTATATTCATATTTTTTTTATTTATTATTGAAAATTTTAACAAGCTAATTAAGCAATTTATACTAAGTTTTTAAATAAAAAAGAGGTGTTTATTAACACCTCTTTTTTATTTTTGAATACCACTAACTTCAATTTCATAAATTCTAACAGCAGAATCTGAACCTTGCGTTGGTTTTGTTGCTATTACTCTTACATATCTTGCAGAAATTGCTTTAAATGTATCTATTGTATTAGCTTTAGAATTCTTCTTAACATTAACAATTTCAGTAAAATTATCACCATCTTCACTAACCTCTATGATATAGTCTGATGTATTCATAGAGTTACTTTCTCCTCCAGCTTCAGCGTGAGCTATTTTAACTTCACTAATAAGTGACACACTTCCGAGATCGACAGTTATATTATGAGGAGGTGTCCCAGTAGCACACCACTTAGTATCTAATTTACCATCAAAGGCAAAGTTTGGAGCTTCATTGCTGTTAACAAAGCTTGATGCTCCAGCATTTTTTGAATTAGATAAATTTTTAAAATTTTCGGCATCTTTTGTCACAGTGATATAATTTTCAATTGTTTTAATATCTTCACCAGAAGAATTTTTAGCTTTTAATGAAACTTTATATGTTCCTTCATTTTCGTACTTTACTGTTGGTGAAATTTCAGTACTGTTTTGTACAGTTGCTCCTTCAAACGTCCATTCTAAATTTTCAGTAACTTGTGAACTTAAGTTTGTAAATGTTATTTCTTCACCTGGTGAAATAAGTGTTTTTGATGCTGTAAAATCTGACTTGGGAATACTATTATCAGGCCATTCTATCTTAGTTCTCATACCATTTCCCCTAGATAAATCATTATTTACAGCTACAACTTCAAAAGTTGTAGTGTTAGATTTATTATCTCTTGTTAGTGCATTTACAAAATAATTTTCATTAATTGATGCACCTAAAAATGTTAAAGATTCATCCTCATTTACTTTATAGATTTCATAATGTTTGACATCATTTTTATTTGATGCATCAAATGAAAGTCTAACTCCTGCATACATATCTTCTTCTTCAAATACAACATTATCTACATTAACAGATATAATATCTGAAACGTTTGCATTTTTAGAATTTATACTAATATTTCCAAAATTAACAGATATATTGGAAACATCTTTATCACTTAAAATTTTATAAGATATAGAACGTATGACTTTACCGGTAAATTTCGATACATCAAAATTCACTTTTGTCCAATCACTAGATACGATAGTATTACCTTCAATTTCTTCAGAACTTCCATCATCAAAATCTAAAATTAATTTTATGGAAACATCAGAACTAGCAGAAAGTATTGTTGTAAATTGAGTATCGTTTTCTATTTTTAAATCTGAACTAAATAATTTTATTTCACTAGGAGTATTAGCTTTAAGATTTCCTGCTAATTTTATGGAATTTCCTCCATAATAAGCTTTTGAATAATCAATTGAAGCCTTAAGAGAATTATCTCCTTCATTATCTATTATCCATCTATAAGTTGGCATGACATCAGCAAGACTTCGGTTATTCCAATCCATTGATGAAACCTTTTCACCATTCACAAAAAAATTATATCCATTACCTATATTAAAGTTTGTTGTGAATGGTATCGAATTAATTACTGTATTTTCAACAGCATAAGTGGACATTCCTATAAATCCTGCATTTTCAATATTTGCTCTTGGATCTCCAAGCTCATTAACCCATAAACGATTTTCTTTTGACATAAATTCATCTACATTATTTGAAGAAAAGAATGTCCAGCTTGGACAATATATACCTAATGAAGTGTAAGGTATATTATTATCATCAGTTAAAAGACCCCAACGAATTTGAGTATTTGTGCCATTTGCTTGTATATCTATACCAGCATACAAACTATATGGATTGATGCCGAGAGAAATTGCTCTTAAATTAGATTCTCTTAAAAGCTCTTGTTCTGCTAAACGATTAGTTGTCCACCAAAAATTCAAAAACATACTATCAGCGACTTTTTCCTTATCTGCATCAATTAAAAAATAATCATTTTTTTCGGTTAATGCATTTTGCCAATCCATTTCCCCATCTTTTGTTAAAGAATCATACCACATAATTTCATAATCAGATTTTTTATTAAATTCTCTTATAAATTCTTGCATGAGTTCAGCATGAGTTTTTGTGATTTTTGCTCCCTCTTGTACTGTTTCACTTTGGTCTATAAAATTATTTTCTTTAATAGTAAGTCCTGTTTCTTGATTTATAAACCATCCATCAAATCCTAAAACTTCACAAACCTCAATAAGTTTATCGATCATTGGGAAATTTCCATTTTCATCTTTGTATAAAAATTGTTCAACCCACTCAGCCTTTCCACCATGTTCTGTGGTTGGGAAGAATATAGTGCCTAATACAGGAACTCCATTTTTGTGAGCTG from Candidatus Arthromitus sp. SFB-mouse-Japan harbors:
- a CDS encoding phage NrS-1 polymerase family protein; its protein translation is MGLINFKEVKCLKDKYENLPQYLKDKAGFCLWKSEVGKGKVPYQVDGKRAKANNISTFTDFKDALCVVNKFDGLGIGIFNKISAIDIDNCIDASGNYSDLAKDVMGIFKDSYIEKSPSGKGIRIIFLIDGFSYDKSLYYINNQKLGLEVYVAGSTNKYVTITAHVINQGKIIQANDKLQVLLNRYMQKPKTNTGIANKESSSFLSDSSVIEKATASATGTKFKALWKGGTSSYPSQSEADLALCSILAFWCGRDINQMDRLFQQSGLMRDKWHRVQSGSTYGQITLEKAVTNTKETYNPMGKNSSASEDFMADKLMDLCKMEPFKNPRYYSNDIGNSNLFADFYKSVARYVPERKKWFVYDGKAWRSDTGNLKVMKLCKNLANQLIYYALSIKDENLRKSYIKSASKWQERRAREIILRDAGDVYPLSMSEFDKDIYLLNCLNGTLNLKDGNFYPHKASDYITKIAGVNYDPKAVCNRWIDFVDEVMCGDKEKAEFFQKSLGYALTGDTRYESMFILFGATTRNGKGTSMETFLNICGRVKIIPFERHFEEWEQDKNLKSLFSKEENLSGILNWVIEGYRKLQTDGFKVPATVRQATLDYHKENDKIGLFVEERLTKDANAEERTSALYFAYQNWCRDNGYYTENVRNFKSSLASIGRIARKRPKAGGGMTTLLIGYKLNDDFTDFLE
- a CDS encoding phage major capsid protein, with product MLNTRIYNQAFCSKMRGTLVNHDDLKEGQIDGGFQLPNDNLDKFYKALEKDNLFRRLATVLSLTNLEGTVHATTSTGSAGVVEEGNLIPEDGDKFTQFPVRSYKIASIAKLKESFVSNNNFNLEKYLNTDFARRFGRAKEDLFINGNGTTEPTGILSVSESINAKATNILSYDEIVELYFSIEVEYRKDAVFIMNDETAFYLRTLKDDDGNYLWNSNNDTIFGKEVITSPYMPSIESGKQPIIFGDLSFYWVIERKPLAIQVLSKLYKNQGQVGFIGYERVDGKLIRPEAVKTIKMA
- a CDS encoding recombinase family protein; its protein translation is MFRQLNKVKTHMVSTGNRITALYCRLSRDDELSGDSNSIKNQKAILQKYADDNGLKNTVFYIDDGFSGTTFDRPDFNLMINDIEAGKVETVIIKDMSRFGRNYLKVGYYRDNLSRS
- a CDS encoding DUF4368 domain-containing protein; translation: MMFCADCGKKLYQVRGKTIPKEREHFVCSTYRKVKGGCSSHQIRNIIVEELLLEDLQKIVAFAKNHEAEFVKLVMHKTEQNLLKEQRQNQKELDEAVNRISALDTIIGKLYEDHVFGKLTEDRFIKMSSDYEKEQEELKEKVEFLSEKIKTVKDQALNTDNFLKLVKKYTEIEELDAEIIREFVDKIIVFKAEKINGKRQQKIRIYYNCIGAIDIPNTESKTA
- a CDS encoding uracil-xanthine permease family protein; its protein translation is MKNFILSIQHLLAMFGATVLVPILTGFDPSVAIFCAGLGTLIFHLCTKGKVPVFLGSSFAFIPVVISANQISNGDRAFAQGGIIIAGLIYVILSFLIKFIGIDKIKKYFPPQVTGAMIAVIGLNLLPSAIDMAIENLMISIITLSIAILINVYGKGFIKQLGILLAVTSGYIISLIFGEIDITSILNANLFQIPNFTLPKFSLEAIIIIAPIVIAVFMEHVGDMTTNGTVVGKNFIEDPGLNKTLLGDGLATIISGLIGGPANTTYGENTAVLAITKNYNPSLLRFTAIYAILLSFIGVFGAFLQSIPSAVMGGISIMLFSMIAFIGAKTIKDSKCFKNKRNLIIIASILIIGIGTSYLGNKGISIGIPITSNVSITGLSLAAIVGLILNRIINNKEFKTSK
- the pyrR gene encoding bifunctional pyr operon transcriptional regulator/uracil phosphoribosyltransferase PyrR, with amino-acid sequence MRRIIVRKLLDEKSISRSITRISHEIIEKNKGSDNIVLIGIKTRGIYLARRIGEEIKRFENKTLDIGELDISLYRDDLQTISEEPTINGSKINFDIKNKVIILIDDVLYTGRTIRSALDALIDIARPKSIQLAVLVDRGHRELPIRPDYVGKNIPTSKDEIIHVNLKEIDDVEDSITITKKSN
- a CDS encoding phosphatase, whose product is MKFLIDTHSHTIASGHAYSTINEMVLAASKKGLKLLCITDHTPNMPGAAHEIYFRNFKVIDRFLHGVEVFMGAELNLIDYEGGVDLPVNVLRRLDVCIASFHTICLKSGTLEENTNTFLKVMDNPYVNIIGHPENGSVPINFEAIVEKAKNTNTLIEVNNSSLKPNSSRTNTHENLKKLLETCKKIGAFITIGSDSHFYTQVGENELAIKLINEVNFPHELIINTNVQKFKEFIQIKRKNIIEKI
- a CDS encoding TDT family transporter, whose protein sequence is MKDFLSKIPVPIVAVSLGLASLGNLLKPSSKFLYAFCGILALIFLLLMISKIIFCTPTFIEEFRMPVTSSVFASFFMAVMVLTNYIADRFITFAFIIWVFSVIGHIILIIYFTIRRVYNFSLKDIFPTYFVTYVGIIVAAITSVPFKMQPVGKVIFVFGLAAYVVLFILITLRYIKHEVHVSLKPLFCIYTAPMSLAIAGYSAVFEQKSLKFLFIAGCIAQLLYLIVLTQLPKLLRSQFYPSFAAFTFPFVITATALKQVVANISTVATIPIWMTALVNIEIFIAIILVSYSVIHYLIYLYKILPMNRLKSQS
- a CDS encoding endo-beta-N-acetylglucosaminidase translates to MNKLKLKRIIAMSMFLAIGIMSCSERTVTTSSNNISTINYSVTGEAEEAENIKISNMPITPFWFPEELLKWDPTKDEDIKYNKATIPLAERVSKENLPLINKTQNKDFNIVVLSMMNESTSGNSPQGLNKFDSNTFSYWQYIDKLVYWGGSSGEGIIVPPSADVINSAHKNGVPVLGTIFFPTTEHGGKAEWVEQFLYKDENGNFPMIDKLIEVCEVLGFDGWFINQETGLTIKENNFIDQSETVQEGAKITKTHAELMQEFIREFNKKSDYEIMWYDSLTKDGEMDWQNALTEKNDYFLIDADKEKVADSMFLNFWWTTNRLAEQELLRESNLRAISLGINPYSLYAGIDIQANGTNTQIRWGLLTDDNNIPYTSLGIYCPSWTFFSSNNVDEFMSKENRLWVNELGDPRANIENAGFIGMSTYAVENTVINSIPFTTNFNIGNGYNFFVNGEKVSSMDWNNRSLADVMPTYRWIIDNEGDNSLKASIDYSKAYYGGNSIKLAGNLKANTPSEIKLFSSDLKIENDTQFTTILSASSDVSIKLILDFDDGSSEEIEGNTIVSSDWTKVNFDVSKFTGKVIRSISYKILSDKDVSNISVNFGNISINSKNANVSDIISVNVDNVVFEEEDMYAGVRLSFDASNKNDVKHYEIYKVNEDESLTFLGASINENYFVNALTRDNKSNTTTFEVVAVNNDLSRGNGMRTKIEWPDNSIPKSDFTASKTLISPGEEITFTNLSSQVTENLEWTFEGATVQNSTEISPTVKYENEGTYKVSLKAKNSSGEDIKTIENYITVTKDAENFKNLSNSKNAGASSFVNSNEAPNFAFDGKLDTKWCATGTPPHNITVDLGSVSLISEVKIAHAEAGGESNSMNTSDYIIEVSEDGDNFTEIVNVKKNSKANTIDTFKAISARYVRVIATKPTQGSDSAVRIYEIEVSGIQK